GTGGTTCCTTACTTGGTCGGGATCGGGAAAATGACGTTTCCACGGTACGCTCTGTTTTCGTACACAACCGGTTTTGTATGGACACTGATCTTGTTTTTGCTTGGTCATTTCATGGGAAATAAGGTGGAGCTGCTTACTTCTTATGTGGCCTTGTTAAATAATCGAACTGTGATTTTTTCTGTATTAGGTGTACTCGTTCTCATTGCTGCTGCTTATTATGGATTTACCGTTTGGAGAAAACAAAAAAGCATGGCAGCTGCGCCACAGCCACTGATGATCGATCCTGATCGAAAAGAGTAACCCGAATGGAATAATGACGAAGTCAACAACCCCTCTGCGTGGAGCAGAGGTTTTTTTATTTTTATCATAAAAAAACCCGTCCGTCTGTGCGGTAGTGGCACAATGGATGGGCTTTGGACAACGTTTATGAGGTAACCTTGTTTCTTCGAATGTTTCGCTGGCGCAGCCATTCCGGCAAGATGATTCCGAGTAAAATGATCAGGACACCGCTGACTTGGAGTATAGAGACAGATTCATTCAGAATGACATAGGAGGAGAGTACAGCCATAGGTAGCTCAGCTGCTCCCAATATGGCTCCCATCCCCGGTCCGATGTGGGGCATACCATAATTGAAAAAAACCGTCGGGATCAAAATCCCGAAAAAGGCGAGTAAAAATACGTATGGAAACAACCCGTCCAACAATGCTCCGTTGAATAGAAAAGCAGGTGGGTAAATCAGGCTGGCCAACAGAAAAGAGCCCGTCGCCATGCTGGAACTACGAAGCCACGGATTAACAGAAATGGCGGTTTTCCCGCTGAACAAAATAAACAACGTAAAAGAAACGGCTGAGAGAAGGCCGAATATGACACCCAGGATATGAAATTGGGCCAATCCACCGCTCTCAAAAATTCCTCCTGCAAAAAGTGTCCCTGTCAGCAGCAACAGGAGGGAAAAAATCGTCTCCTTTCCAGGCATCTTTCGAGTCATCACAGCTTCAATCAGTACGCCCATCCACGTGAACTGGAACAAAAGGACGATGGCGATCGAGGCTGGGATATATTGCAGGGCATTGTAGTACATCATTCCCGTCGAACCGACAGTCAGACCGACAGCGACCAATAGTAGCAACTGGCGAAGGGGAGGCTTGGTCCGCAGGAAGAAAAGAGCGGGTATCCAGGTCAGCACAAAGCCCAAAAACATTTGCCCACCAATTACCTCTGCGGGCGAATAGCCTTGCTTGTAGGCAAGCTTTACGATGGTTGATAGTATGCCGTAACTACATGCTCCGAGAAAAACCAGGAGGATGTATCTCATCTGATGCATCTCCTCACATACGATAATAATTCTTAGCTAGAATATTACGACAGCGTCCGTTTGTCTATGGATGAAAAAGATTCCATTTTTGGTTCGAACAAAGGTTTACGTTTGATCCCAGCGGGAAATAGTGAAGTGACACTATATAATCGTACCCACTACAAATGGTGTAGCTATAGGATTAGTGAACAGCTGAGAAAAAAGGGGGAGGCTTGTGTACCTGAAGTGGAGGGATCGATTATTTTCCACATTTTTATTATTGATTCTAGGTCCTACTATTTTTATTTGCTTCCTTTTTTATGATCAAGCCAAAGAGGCAGTATTTGAGCTATACAAGACGAACATGGATGCGAATATAGGACTCGTCGATGAACGTCTTTTGTCTCTTTTTCAGTCTATCCAAAAGGATACCGATGAATTGGCGAATAGGCTGACTGTGCGTTTGACAGACGGACCACCTTTTGTAGAAGGAAATAAAAATGGCATCCGGCGAGGATTGCCATCGCAGGAACAAGCCGTCCAAAATCTATTCGAGCGCTTCTCCCACAATCAAAACGTGGTAGGCAATATTGTTTTTCTTGGTGAGGATGGGAGAGTTTTCTCTTTACGCGAAGATAAGAGCTGGAGTGCGGATAATCAATTTATGGAACGAGAGCAATGGGGAACCGGAGAGAACAGGATAGACTTTCTAACCAAAAGAGAGCAAGAGGAGTATCCAAGATCATTTTTTCTCGAGAAGCGCCTGGAGGGTTTGACTCCAAAAGCTACGGGACACTTATTGGTGGAAATCGATCTCGATAAATTGACTGACTGGGTCCGTACCTACGTCGTTCCAAAAGAGTATGGCATGATGGTACTTTCCCCCTCCCGAACCATTATGATTCACACCGATAAAGCGATGATTGGAAGCCATGTTTCGGGGCTTCCTCATTATGAAATGGTGCGCAATCAGTGGGAACAATCCAATGAAAAAGGACTCTTTTCTTTGCTCATCCAAGGCAAGGACATTTATGTATACCGTCAAGTATCTGAAAAAAGCGGTGGTGCTTATTTTGAGTGGTTGCCAAGAGAGGGGATTAATGAACGATTACAACGATTGAACCTCATCTTTTTTGTCACCCTTTTTATCGTTGTTTTATTTGCCTGTTATGTGGCTCATCGTTTATCAAAATGGATTGGTGAGCCGATCTATAGCTTGGTATCCGCCACTGACTCCTTGTTGAAAGGGGACTTTTCTATACGCGTCCCGATACAGGGAATGAAAGAAATAACGCTATTGGAGAATAAGTTCAACACCATGGCAGAACAGATGCATTCGTTAATTACCCGAGAGCGGCAGTATTCGCAACAGAGCCTGGATCAAATCGTTCGCAGCTTTTATTTAGCCGTAGAGATGAAGGACCCTTATACAGCAGGACATTCAGAACGAGTTACACACTACGCCCTTATCATCTATGATTATTTACAGCAACAGGAGCAGCTTGCCTTTTCACGAGATGATTTACGTTATGCTGGATTAATGCATGATATCGGAAAAGTAGCCATTCCGGATCACGTCCTTTTAAAAACAGGAAAGCTCTCACCTGACGAGTATGAATGCATGAAAACTCATTCCATCATCAGTGGAAAAATTGTGGAGCAGATAGAAAACCTGTCTCATATCAGTCCAGGGGTGCGGCATCATCATGAGCGATGGGATGGAAAAGGTTACCCTGATCAGCTCAAAGGGGAAGAAATCCCGCTGATTGGGCGTATTCTTGCCGTTGCAGACACGTTTGATGCGATGACTTCTACACGTTCCTATCGCAAAGACATGTCAGCAAATGAGGCATACGAAGAAATTCTGCGATGCCAAGAAACACAGTTTGATCCCTCCATTGTTTCGATTTTTAAGAAGGCTTTTGAGGATGGAGCTATTCAGATTACACAATCGGCGGATTGCAAGGGAAGAGTTAGTAAGGATAGAGAGATTTCCTAACACTGGATAGGTTTACTCCTTGCTATCGGCTATTAACTTTGGTATTCTAATTCTACCGTGCTAGACGGGGAGGTTGCGGTGCCCTGTAACCTGCAATCCGCAATAGCGGGGTTGAATTCCTATCCTAGGTTTTCTTATGTGAGGCTGCCTTATGGCGGCGGTGTTGAGGAGCGGGTCCTGTGCAACGCGAACCCATGAATCTGGTCAGGTCCGGAAGGAAGCAGCCATAAGTGGATCATCGCGTGTGCCGCAGGGTAGCCTGCTCTGAGCTGCTACCATAAGTAACGCTTGGATAAGAATTATCGAAGATAGGTGCACGGTACTTATCACGCATGTACAGATAGCATGTTTCCAAAGGGAAGCATGCTATTTTTGTTTATGTTTATTTTACGATCCAATTATTTTTTGTTGCAATTTGACGATAACTAGCGAAACATTTCCATGCTTTTCAAGCGGATAGAATGAAGGTTTTATGAGTATTTTCACGAATTTTCATAATAGGCGGAAAGGATTTCGGTTTCTTTCCTTTCAAAATACGTCATAGGCCAGGAGGGACAAGCAATGAGTGCACTTTCTTCGTTACATCTCGTTGGCTCGTCCGGTCGATTGCAGCGGTTCATGCATCAACTGCCTACTGCCGTTTTGTTGGTGAATCAAGCGGGTAGTATCGTGGAGGTCAACGAACAACTGCTTCGTGTAACCGGATATTCACGCGATCAACTAGTCAATCAGCCAATCAGCTCTCTTCTTCCCCATCGAGGTTCCATAGAGCACCTGTATGAGGAATATTTGCGAAGGGAAGAAGAAGTGGGAACCAAAGGCGAGGTCGAACTGGAATGGCGTGATAAACAAGGGAAATGCAGGAACACATCTGTCATGATCATGGCACAGCAAGCAGAAGAACTTCTGTACATGATTCATTTTCCCCAACTCCTAAAAGAAAGCGATCAGCTTTTATCGCAACGATTGCTGACCAAACTGACCTATGATACAAGCATGGGCTTGTTTATCCTCGACGAGAAATCGATCATTATCGAAGCCAGTCAGACGGCGTGTAAGCTACTGGGTATGGAGAGACTGGACGTCATCAATAAGCACGTCGATCAAGTATTTAGCGGCATCCCCGAACCGCATCGGTTCATTAAAAAAGAACTGTTGGAAGGCGTAAAGCTGCAAAATGTCGCGACTTCCTGGACGAATGACAACCAACGCTATGAGCTGATTGTCGACGCAAATACACTCCAAGACGAGTCAGGGAAAATAGTGGGGGCGTTTATTCTTTTCAAAGACATAACAAACCTGCGATCCTTCGCCCAAAAGCTCGAGCGGAATGAACGCTTGGCGATGATCGGGCAAATTGCTGCTGGTACAGCACACGAGATTCGCAATCCCCTTACCTCGATCAAAGGTTTTCTGCAAATGTTCCTCAAGTTATTTGGTGACAGTGGCATGGAGAGGGAGAAAACGTACACCGAAATCATGCTCACAGAAATCAATCGCATCAATTCTTTAGTCAGTGAATTCCTGCTATTGAGCAAGCCGCGTAATATTCAATATTCCATGGTCGACTTAAATACCGTTTTTGAGGAAATTTTGCCGATCGTCGAGTCGCAGGCGAATCTGTACGGAATTGATGTCCAGTTTGCCTCTTGCGGTAAGCTTCCAATGGTCGTCGGGGATAACGAGCTATTGAAGCAAGTGTTCATTAATATCTGCAAAAATGGAATAGAAGCAATGGGAGAGCAGGGATCGCTTCAGATTTCCCATCATTTCGATCAGGATGGCGATAAAGTGAGTATCGATATTCACGATTCAGGTCCAGGTATTCCGCTTTACATTATTGATAAGATTTTTGATCCGTTTTTTACGACAAAAGAGGAAGGGACAGGGCTCGGATTGTCTGTCTGCCAAAAAATCATTCACGATATTGGCGGTCAAATCCGTGTCTCCTCCAAAGGGTTTGGGACGACCTTCCATATCATGCTGCCATATTAGGTGTAGAATGCGTCCCGCACAATTGTGAACGGGGCGTTTTTTAAGTGAGACATGTCCGTTCACTTTGTACGAACGGTGGCAATCGTGTATACTGAATAGGATATAGAAGAGGACTGTGCAGATGGGGAGTGTCACACGAACATGGCTTATACCGCGCTATACCGCGTATACCGACCGCAGACTTTTCAAGACGTAGTCGGACAAGAGCATGTTACGACAACCTTGCGTAATGCTTTACGCGAAAATAGGCTGTCCCATGCCTATTTATTCAACGGTCCCCGAGGTACGGGAAAAACAAGTGCAGCCAAAATTATGGCGAAAGCAGTGAACTGCGAGCAGCCCATAGATGGCGAGCCATGCAATCAATGCGATACGTGTAGAGCCATCTCCAACGGTTCTGTAACGGATGTGCTGGAAATCGACGCGGCATCCAACCGGGGTGTTGAAGAGATCCGCGACATTCGCGACAAAGTGAAATTTGCCCCGAGCGACGTCAGGTATAAAGTGTACATCATCGATGAGGTGCATATGCTGACGACAGAGGCATTTAACGCTTTGTTAAAAACCCTCGAAGAGCCGCCGTCCCACGTCATTTTTATTTTGGCGACGACAGAGCCGCACAAGCTGCCAGCTACGATTATCTCTCGTTGCCAGCGCTTTGATTTTCACCGAATTCCACTGAGAGTGATGGTCGATCTTTTGCAAAGGATTTGCCAGTCACAAGGGGTGCAGGTGGAGGAGCAGGCCCTGCAGCTCGTAGCGAAGATGGCTGAAGGTGGAGCCCGTGATGCTCTTAGCTTGTTGGACCAAGCGATTAGCTATAGCAAGGACGAGGTTCGTGCTAGTGATATTATGCAGATTACGGGCACAGTTGCCCAATCTTACTTTTCTGTGCTTGCGCGACATATTGCCGAAAATGATATTGCGCAGGTCATGGAGCAATTTGATAAAGTCATGGTGCAAGGGAAGGACCCGGAGCAGTTCCTGCACGATTTCCTCTACTATTACCGCGATATGCTGTTATTGAAGACAGCGCCGCAGCTAGAAGAGATTGTCGAGCGGACCATGATTGATGACCAGTTTGCAGAGGTTGCAAAGCTGTACTCGTTTCCAGTGCTTTACGCAGCGATTGAGACCTGCAATCAGGCTTTGTCGCAATTAAAATGGTCGACCTATGCAAGGGTGTTGGTTGAACTAACCCTTGTCAAAATGTGCCAGCCTAATGCGAATGCGACGGAATCTATGGGAGCCTCACCCGTTAACAGCGAGGAACTGACCGCGATGTCCAATCGTATCCGCGTTTTGGAAGAGCGTTTGGTTCAAGTGATGCAAGGTCAGGTGAGCACTCCCGGCCAGCAAAAGGCCGAAGAAACGCGTAAGAGCGAACCAAGGCGCATAGCTGCGGCTTCTGGTGGTTCACGAACCCCGATGAACAGAGTCAGGGAAGTCGCGAAGGCCATGGATGAGAATTTGACGAGACAAGTGCGTGGGCAGTGGAGTCAAATTTTGACCGAACTGAAAAAGATCAAGATCCAGTACCAGGCTTGGCTAGTCAATGGTCAACCGGTAGCTGCCGGCAATGAAGCGGTTGTCGTAACCTTCAACAGTGCTATCCATTGCGATAAGACGATGGAGGCAGAGCTTCGGAGCGTGATTGAGCGCGTTATGTCTACGGTGTTGGGCAGGCCCTTGCAGCTCTTGTCTGTCATGGAGGAAGAGTGGCAAAGTGTAGACCAGCAGGTTGGTCAAAAAGACGCTTCTGATGAGCCAGAAGAGGACCCGTTTTTTGCGGAAGCCATCAAGCTCGTCGGAGAAGGTCTTGTTGAAGTCAAAGACTAAATCATACACTCATAACCATTTAGGGAGGATACCTCAATGAAAAACATGCAGCAAATGCAACAAATGATGAAGCAAGTGAAAAAAATGCAGGAAGAAATGCAAAAAGCGCAAGAAGGCTTGAAAGATAGAATCGTGGAAGGCTCTGCTGGTGGCGGTGCTATCACTGTGAAAATTGATGGACATAAGCAAATCAAAGACATCGTGATCAAGCCAGAAGTAGTAGATCCTGAAGATGTGGAAATGCTGCAAGACCTGGTGCTCACTGCTGTGAACGATGCACTGCGCAAAGCAGATGAAATGGTAGGCAAGGAAATGGGCAAATTTACTGGAGGCATGAACATCCCAGGCCTGTTCTAAAAATTGGGCAGGAAAAGAGGAGTAGGCGATGTTTTATCCAGAACCGGTCTCAAAGCTCATTGATGGTTTTATGAAATTGCCCGGCATTGGTCCCAAAACGGCTGGGCGGCTTGCCTTTTTTGTGCTCAATATGAAAGAGGACGACGTGCTTGATCTGGCAAAAGCATTGGTCAATGCCAAGCGTCAGCTTCATTACTGCTCGGTCTGCAACAATATTACCGATCTCGATCCATGTCATATTTGTCGGGACAAACGCCGTGACGGCTCCATCATCTGTGTGGTGCAAGAGCCGCGAGACGTGGTAGCGATGGAGAAGACGCGAGAGTTTGAAGGGTATTATCACGTTTTGCACGGGGCGATTTCTCCTATGGATGGGATCGGTCCGGAGGATATTCGCATTCCTGACCTGTTGAAGCGCCTCGGTGACGAGCAGGTGAAGGAAGTCATTTTGGCGACCAATCCGAATATCGAAGGGGAAGCAACAGCGATGTACATTTCCCGGCTGATTAAACCTTTTGGCATTCGCGTGACGCGTATCGCCCACGGCTTGCCAGTCGGTGGAGACTTGGAGTACGCCGATGAAGTGACGCTGACCAAAGCATTGGAAGGCAGACGCGACCTATAAAGGAATTTTAAAAAGTTCTCCTTCTTCAGGTTCTCGCCACTTTCTCGGTGCTGAAAGGACGACTTTTTAAATATTATCCTAAAGTACGCTATAGATAGAAAAGAAGACGGGGTCTGCCTGTCTTTTTTTTGTTTCAAGAGGAGGATGCAGGATGCCAGTTATTCGAATGGAGTTTTTGATAGATGCTCCGCGACAGGTCTGCTTTGATGCTGCTAGAAGCATTGATTTGCATATGGAATCAACCGCCAGCACGAAGGAGAGAGCCATTGGTGGAGTAACGAGCGGACTAATAAACCTGGGGGAGACTGTTACCTGGGAAGCCATTCACTTCGGTATCAAGCAGAATTTGACGGTGAAAATCACAGAGATGGAGGAACCGTGCTATTTCGTGGATGAAATGGTTTCTGGCGCATTCAAACGGTTTCATCACACGCATGAGTTCATTCCGATTACGGACAATCAGACGAGGATGATCGACATTTTTGATTACACATCTCCGCTGGGTATTTTGGGAAAGCTCGCGGATTGGTTGTTCCTGGAGGCGTATATGACGAGATTTTTACGAACGCGTAATGAATATCTCAAGCAAGTAG
The window above is part of the Brevibacillus brevis NBRC 100599 genome. Proteins encoded here:
- a CDS encoding EamA family transporter encodes the protein MRYILLVFLGACSYGILSTIVKLAYKQGYSPAEVIGGQMFLGFVLTWIPALFFLRTKPPLRQLLLLVAVGLTVGSTGMMYYNALQYIPASIAIVLLFQFTWMGVLIEAVMTRKMPGKETIFSLLLLLTGTLFAGGIFESGGLAQFHILGVIFGLLSAVSFTLFILFSGKTAISVNPWLRSSSMATGSFLLASLIYPPAFLFNGALLDGLFPYVFLLAFFGILIPTVFFNYGMPHIGPGMGAILGAAELPMAVLSSYVILNESVSILQVSGVLIILLGIILPEWLRQRNIRRNKVTS
- a CDS encoding HD-GYP domain-containing protein, with translation MYLKWRDRLFSTFLLLILGPTIFICFLFYDQAKEAVFELYKTNMDANIGLVDERLLSLFQSIQKDTDELANRLTVRLTDGPPFVEGNKNGIRRGLPSQEQAVQNLFERFSHNQNVVGNIVFLGEDGRVFSLREDKSWSADNQFMEREQWGTGENRIDFLTKREQEEYPRSFFLEKRLEGLTPKATGHLLVEIDLDKLTDWVRTYVVPKEYGMMVLSPSRTIMIHTDKAMIGSHVSGLPHYEMVRNQWEQSNEKGLFSLLIQGKDIYVYRQVSEKSGGAYFEWLPREGINERLQRLNLIFFVTLFIVVLFACYVAHRLSKWIGEPIYSLVSATDSLLKGDFSIRVPIQGMKEITLLENKFNTMAEQMHSLITRERQYSQQSLDQIVRSFYLAVEMKDPYTAGHSERVTHYALIIYDYLQQQEQLAFSRDDLRYAGLMHDIGKVAIPDHVLLKTGKLSPDEYECMKTHSIISGKIVEQIENLSHISPGVRHHHERWDGKGYPDQLKGEEIPLIGRILAVADTFDAMTSTRSYRKDMSANEAYEEILRCQETQFDPSIVSIFKKAFEDGAIQITQSADCKGRVSKDREIS
- a CDS encoding PAS domain-containing sensor histidine kinase; its protein translation is MSALSSLHLVGSSGRLQRFMHQLPTAVLLVNQAGSIVEVNEQLLRVTGYSRDQLVNQPISSLLPHRGSIEHLYEEYLRREEEVGTKGEVELEWRDKQGKCRNTSVMIMAQQAEELLYMIHFPQLLKESDQLLSQRLLTKLTYDTSMGLFILDEKSIIIEASQTACKLLGMERLDVINKHVDQVFSGIPEPHRFIKKELLEGVKLQNVATSWTNDNQRYELIVDANTLQDESGKIVGAFILFKDITNLRSFAQKLERNERLAMIGQIAAGTAHEIRNPLTSIKGFLQMFLKLFGDSGMEREKTYTEIMLTEINRINSLVSEFLLLSKPRNIQYSMVDLNTVFEEILPIVESQANLYGIDVQFASCGKLPMVVGDNELLKQVFINICKNGIEAMGEQGSLQISHHFDQDGDKVSIDIHDSGPGIPLYIIDKIFDPFFTTKEEGTGLGLSVCQKIIHDIGGQIRVSSKGFGTTFHIMLPY
- the dnaX gene encoding DNA polymerase III subunit gamma/tau, which encodes MAYTALYRVYRPQTFQDVVGQEHVTTTLRNALRENRLSHAYLFNGPRGTGKTSAAKIMAKAVNCEQPIDGEPCNQCDTCRAISNGSVTDVLEIDAASNRGVEEIRDIRDKVKFAPSDVRYKVYIIDEVHMLTTEAFNALLKTLEEPPSHVIFILATTEPHKLPATIISRCQRFDFHRIPLRVMVDLLQRICQSQGVQVEEQALQLVAKMAEGGARDALSLLDQAISYSKDEVRASDIMQITGTVAQSYFSVLARHIAENDIAQVMEQFDKVMVQGKDPEQFLHDFLYYYRDMLLLKTAPQLEEIVERTMIDDQFAEVAKLYSFPVLYAAIETCNQALSQLKWSTYARVLVELTLVKMCQPNANATESMGASPVNSEELTAMSNRIRVLEERLVQVMQGQVSTPGQQKAEETRKSEPRRIAAASGGSRTPMNRVREVAKAMDENLTRQVRGQWSQILTELKKIKIQYQAWLVNGQPVAAGNEAVVVTFNSAIHCDKTMEAELRSVIERVMSTVLGRPLQLLSVMEEEWQSVDQQVGQKDASDEPEEDPFFAEAIKLVGEGLVEVKD
- a CDS encoding YbaB/EbfC family nucleoid-associated protein, producing the protein MQQMQQMMKQVKKMQEEMQKAQEGLKDRIVEGSAGGGAITVKIDGHKQIKDIVIKPEVVDPEDVEMLQDLVLTAVNDALRKADEMVGKEMGKFTGGMNIPGLF
- the recR gene encoding recombination mediator RecR, whose translation is MFYPEPVSKLIDGFMKLPGIGPKTAGRLAFFVLNMKEDDVLDLAKALVNAKRQLHYCSVCNNITDLDPCHICRDKRRDGSIICVVQEPRDVVAMEKTREFEGYYHVLHGAISPMDGIGPEDIRIPDLLKRLGDEQVKEVILATNPNIEGEATAMYISRLIKPFGIRVTRIAHGLPVGGDLEYADEVTLTKALEGRRDL
- a CDS encoding SRPBCC family protein, whose protein sequence is MPVIRMEFLIDAPRQVCFDAARSIDLHMESTASTKERAIGGVTSGLINLGETVTWEAIHFGIKQNLTVKITEMEEPCYFVDEMVSGAFKRFHHTHEFIPITDNQTRMIDIFDYTSPLGILGKLADWLFLEAYMTRFLRTRNEYLKQVAEDQIKALQS